The Triticum dicoccoides isolate Atlit2015 ecotype Zavitan chromosome 6A, WEW_v2.0, whole genome shotgun sequence genome has a window encoding:
- the LOC119319617 gene encoding 40-kDa huntingtin-associated protein-like, producing the protein MQRVAAECGGAPSGQQPPPAPPPWRALPGAPPLVGSRRHAPSSLRSCPVSPALGSPRNYEDDKVKTSKLRFVLLLHVLLAASRGSSTTTSRPPGPACGPISMRICSAP; encoded by the exons ATGCAGCGTGTCgcggccgagtgcggcggcgcccccTCCGGCCAGCAGCCTCCTCCCGCACCTCCGCCTTGGCGCGCGCTGCCCGGCGCCCCACCCCTCGTGGGCTCTCGCCGCCACGCGCCATCTAGCCTGCGGTCCTGCCCCGTCTCCCCCGCTCTGGGCTCCCCAAG AAACTATGAGGATGACAAGGTGAAGACCTCCAAGCTtcgttttgttcttcttcttcatgtGCTACTTGCAGCATCAAGGGGATCTTCGACCACTACCAGCAGGCCACCAGGACCAGCCTGTGGACCGATCAGTATGAG AATATGCAGCGCACCCTGA